The genomic DNA tattttaaaggaaaaaaaatagagaaagttTATTTCCTCCaggaaacacagcagcagggggTTAGATCCGAGCTTTGCTTCAAATTGTGTCAgggaaagaaatgtgtttttaattcCCTCATTCCTCTTTGATCCCCTCCCAGAACATCCGTGGGATGTGTCTGCTGTCCTACAGCCACTCCAAGGACTGTCCCCCGGAAAAGAGAGAGTTCTACTTGTCTGCAGCCAAAGAATCCTTCGAGGTGGGGCTGCTCACCAAGGAGGAGCAGAGTGCCATcaccagcaggcaggagctgcacagttTCATCAAAGCCTCCTTCTGCCTGGCCACCGTGCACCGCTGGCTCCACGGGGACAGCCAGGAGCTCCATGGGGtcacccagctgtgcagggaagccCTGGGCAAGCTGCACTCCTACAGCACCTCCTTcccagaggaggaagagaaggagatgCTTGCCAGAGAGATCATGTCTCTGGTTGCAGCTGTGAAGAGGCGCCTGCGGGTGGGAGGCTTCCCCAATTCCGACACCAGGTCGTACGTCCCAGACAGTTATAAAGGCGCGGTACGAAAACCTGTCCTGCAAGGGGAAGCCAGCTTTGAGAAAATCCTTGCCAAGCATTCCCAGCACCACCTGTCAgtgtgccaagtgtttgaaaaaacTTGCAGGATTCATAAAACCGCACGGGGAGAGATCCAGGTGGGAGCTTGTATCACAACCCTGAGAACAGAGACCAAAACCATGGACACCCTGTGTACTGCTGAagacacagctcagcagaggAGTGGTGCTGTGAAAATTCTGGGCTCACCAACAGCAGGAAACAGCTCAGAGGGACTCAGTGGCCAAAGAAATCAAGACATTGGCTCTGGTGTGATGAAAATTTCCTTTGAAGAAGAGATGGAGCcattagaaatgaaaataaacagtgaAAAAGATGTTTTCAGCAGAGGGCAAGACAGGAGCCAAAGCACTACTTCTGAGAACTCTTGGTGCAAGCTGTCCAAATGCAGTTACTCTTCCAGCTGGGAGGAGCTGAGTTGTAATAGCAGCAGAGAGTCTCTCAGGGACGGGCAGCAAGGGGAGAAGAGCTCAGTGGAGGAGCAGTGCTGCACCACAGAGCCCAGTGGAAGCAGCCAGGACATGCCCCTGTGCTCCTTACCTCCCAGAGCCTGGCATCCTGCTCCTCAGGAGCCCCTCCGTGGCTCTGGGGGGTCTCCTCAGCATTCCTCAGAGGGGTGTGCCCCTCGAGCAGGGAGGATGGTGGAGAAGGAGCTTCTCTGCAgagaagagctgcaggagggaaggcaCCGTGGCAGGAGCTCCTCAAAAGAGAAATCAAAGGGCTCAAACAATGAgtttccttccctctccatccTCTACTCTGTTCCTacaaggcaggaggagaagTCCTTTTCCTGTGCcgagctgagctgcaggaccaaggacagcagcagggagggaagcatCGGTCGCTTTGAGTGGCTCCACTCGGGAGAACCTGCAGACAGCGCCGAGGGTCCCTCGTTTGAGGCACAGCccccccaggacaggagccCTTCTGCACCATCAACAAACATCAGGCTGAAATCAGGCAGTGACTCCTCTGTGCCTGGCTGGCTGAGCACATCTGCCATGCTGGGGAACAGATCTCTGCAGGTGCCTCAGGTTGACACCCAGGCAGAAACAATGGATGACACTGAATTCGAGCTCATCAGCCTGGGAGACTTGGTAAAGGATTAtcctgcagcactggctccAAAGCATGGAGCAACTCCCAGTGTGCCAACAGCTTTGCCCTCCCTGGGAAAGATACCCACAACCAAGCACTTTGACTGTGCCACTACAGAGGAGGATGAAGAGAAGTCTCAGgatgtgctgggcagcaggggacAGTCCAGTTCCTCTCTGAGTTCAGGGATCACATCAGCACTGATGGCCACGAGCTGCCCTGCAGGTTCAGTCCCAAGGGGTAGTGGCATTGCCTTCATGCCTGGCAGAGTGAAGGAAGAGCTCCTGGATGCTCGCTTTCTGAGGGATGATGAttacaggcagctcctggcaggggtGGAGCATCACTGGCTTGTCCAGAGACTGATGCCTACTGGGATCTTTAGGAGCAAAGAGCTTCGCAAAGCATACTGTGAGTTCCCACACAGCAACCTGTGCCTCCATAGAGAGCAAGCTTGACTCAATATTTTAGtcaggatttaattttttattgcattttaccCCATTACTTGAGTTTAGATTCCACATGCCATCCCTGAAATCTGACTAAGATAATGATCATTATGTTAATCATAAATAACAGCCAGTCCTCAGCACAGGCTCAGAGCAGTCCTGTGGATTTCTCCCTTTTATCTGTGGTGTTCTCCTTTTTGTAGCTGCCCTTCTTCTGAAATACTCCAAGAAATCAGGGCTGTGGACAGGCCAGGAGACAGCTGTGTTCATTGGGGACTACCTGAACGTGGCCAAGGAGGGCAAGCAGAGAAATGCCTTTTGGATACACTTCCTGCACCAAGAAGAAAGCCTGGGAAGGTATGgatttctgaaacaaaatgtaCATCAATGCTGCTTGTTTGTAAATATGGATGAAAACTGTCTGGTAAGATTTGCTGTAGCAGGAATATTTGATGGCTTTGTCCAAATGTGTTGGACATTTTGGCAGTCTTTCCCACCACTCCATGTAACTCTAGCTTTTAATTTCCCggaggaaaagctgctttaCTCTTGTCTTCTAAGAGCTAATGGTAGAGTTCAGATCATTGCTAGGAGTAGCTTATTCATTATTATGGATGGAgagcaatattttaatatctctGAGTCAAACTCCCATCCCAGGATTTGATGGATAATTTTTCACGTCTGTGAGATAGAAAAGAATTCCACCCAGTTTTGATGGCAGCCATTTTAAAAGCACCACCCAGAGGTGGATTTGCTTCTGACACATTCTGCTTTGCAGTGATGTTTCTGTATCACAGTGCCCAGAAAAAACACCTCTCCAGATCCTTCTCCTTTTGTTCAGGTATGTTGGGAAGGAatacaaagaggaaaaaggacTCCTCCATCATTTCAGTGACGTGGAGCGACAGATGACAGCCCAGTACTACGTGACAGAGTTCAACAAGAGGCTGTATGAGCAGAAGGTCCCTACCCAAATCTTTTACATCCCCTCTGCAGTCCTCCTGGTAAGAACTGTCTGCTGAGCAATCCCAAGGACCTGATGAGGAAAGGTGTCTTGCGTCAATTACAGCAACAGCGGGGCTATCTCCTTTCAGATTCTGGAAGACAGAATTATAAAAGGATGTGTGAGTGTGGAGCCCTACATCCTGGGGGAGTTTGTGAAGCTCTCCAACAACACCAAGGTGGTGAAGAATGAGTACAAGGCCACGGAGTATGGTCTGGCTTACGGCCACTTCTGCTACGAGTTCTCCAAGGGAACTGACGTGGTCGTTGACCTTCAAGGTGTGTGTGACAGTGATGTTTATGCCTCTCACACTCAGCTGCTGGCCCACAGGTGTCTTTGGGGTATTCATTTGGTTAAAATTCATTGTGTGTCTCATAGGGTTCTGCTGTTGCTGCCATAGGTGGAAACTGGGAGTCACTGAGGTGACAGGAAGAGAGGAAGGGCCATGCCAGGCAAAGAGTCCTGAGTGTGTTAAAACAAAGGCTGTGGTGTTTATCAAGATAAACAAGATATCAAGATGTACCATTTCTTCCACAGGTTGGGTGACAGGTAACGGGAAAGGCCTCATCTACCTCACAGACCCCCAGATTCACTCCCTCAATAGCAAAGACTCACGCTCCAACTTTGGGAAGAAAGGAATTTACTACTTTTTTAATGATCAACACATGGAGTGCAACGAGATCTGTAGCTGCCTATCCTTGACAAGGCCCTCCGTGGAGCTGCTGGCCTAGACTGGCACAGGTCAGTCCACAGAACAACCCATGAGCTGGACACTGTTTTATTCTAGACATCTTTGGGAGCAACTCATCCAACAAGACAGTGAAAAGCTGCCTTCATTTCCtattctcctcttcccctccaaaGCCCCCATGTCCCACTGCCCCCAGGCACTGGCATCCTTTCTTTTGGGAGATTTCCTTGATGAGAAAGGGGGCACAGCATCAAAGTTCCACAAAAAGATGGGTCCCCAACAGACTTTGCTTTTACAAAACCATCCCCTTTTGtttctgcagccagcagaggttTTTAGGCTTTTGTCCCAGCGTTTTAGCAATGCTATTGTTTTCTAGGTGATGTTTGTGCTGAGTTGTTTGGAAAGATGCCCTATCCCTGGGCCAACTGATTAGAACTAGGTGtaaagagggagaaggaagagggggaaaaaaatattaaatctcTTTATTATGGTGCATAAACCTTCAGTCTTGGGGAGCTGCGCAGCTGCGctgggagaaaaatgcattcaaAAATATAATGCCAGTGTGAATAATCCTTTCCCGAGCTCTGCTCACAGACTGCTCCAGCTTTGTCAGGTGAACTTGAACCGGGCCATCAGATTTGCGGCCGTTCCCATTGCACACTGTCTGTCACCCCGGGGCATTCACCATCTTGCCTGTTGTTAAGAGCCAGCAAACAATCCATCATTGAGCTGGGCAGTCGCCGGCTGACACGGCGGTGAAATCGGCATGTGACGGGACACTCGGCCCCAGTGTCTCGCAGATTAAAGTGATACATGGAAGCTCACGTGTTACTGGGAAGATTAAGCCCGTTATCTTGTTGTGCAGCCAATAAAGGCCGGCCTTGTTCTCGCTCGGCAGTGGGGAAATGCTGGCCTGAGCTGAGTGACGAGCCTGCATAGCTCCGTGCTCCGGCCAGCGAGCGCAGCCGGGCTCCGGGGGGCGAACAAAGCTAGTTAGCAGGATCCCGGGAATTCATGGGCGGCCGAGGTGCTGTGTTAAAGCCTCTCTGCAGAAGCTTTCCTGCTCTGTAGGGacaattaaaaccaaaacaaaacccctcgGACACTCCCTGCACAACAAAGTGTCCTAATGCGCTGTCAGcaggcagcacaagcagttTTGGGAGCCCTGACCAGTCCTGCGTTTTCCACTCCTTCCTGCTCgaagggaggagaagaaaatttatttagaCGTGCTTCTGAATAAATCCATCCCTAtggaattttaatattttgctttcttcctaGTATTTCCACCTAGCAGCttgtttattttgttggtttAGGTGACATTTTGCCACCTCAGCCAAAGTTATGGCTACTCACAAGTAAAAGCTAGGGTCGAGGATCAGCTTGTTCAGTTCCCTGTTAAAACAGACATGGAATCATATTCTACTGGTCTTATTCTTCACAGGATTCTTACTCTTCACAATTTCAGGTGTATCAGGCACTCTCTCTTCATCCGGGGCTTGGATACTGGAAATCGTGGATTTATAACCTCACTGCCTGAAGAGCTGGGGCTCTTCATGAACATGGCTCCAAACACACAGAGTTTGAGTTATTGGCTGCAATTTGTGGTATAAATAGGGGATTATTGAGGAAATAAATAGTTGACTCTGAGGACGGAGAATTTAATATTTTGGCTATAAATTTCATCACAGAGATACTGACAAAAAATGCTGCTATTTCCTCTGGTATCAGAATAAAGTAATTTGAACTAGCTGAGACATCGGGAAtactttgtcttttttaaattagaaattgGAAGTTTTTATTGGAGATCCAGTGGTTTGTGTTAAGTAACTTGCTACTGAGATGATTTTTGGGCTTGATTAATTGTAGTACTCTCCAAATTCCAACCTAAGTACTCGGTATAACCAGTGAGAGCCAGGCTCTACAAAAGGAGCGGAGCTGTGTCGTGCTGGCACAGTGAAATATGAGATGTAGGGACATCACACTTGAGGAAGcatgaaacattttttcctgtcaCCTAAACTCCAGGACTTGAGTGTAAGGACTTGTGTAAGTGCTGCTGCAAGTCAGGCACGAAACCGGCCTGATTGTGGCAGCGGTGACACACTTTCCTGTCCTTCAGGGAGGGTATTTGCTTAAAGAGCTTTTTACTCCTTCCCTTTCTGCAGGTATCCAGGTGAAAGGCCAGAGTTTTGTTGGCTGTGTGTCGTGCCTGTGCATCCAAGTTAGTAAATCTGATATCCAGGGAACAAGCTGATGCAACCAAAGCCTGCTAACAGGTAGAATGATTTTCTCACTCATAAATAACGTCGGTAACTGGAGCACTTCGGGGAATTTCTCTTAGAAAAGATGCAGTGGGAAGGGATCCCAACAATACAGGACTGAGCCAagcctgcctccctccctccctctccctcgGAGCCGCAGCATCCCGGGCCGTTCCGGCTGGCAGAGAGCGGGCACGGGCTGACCCCTCCAGCTGTGAGGCAGCCCCTGCACACGAGGCAGCATAAACCCAAACCCGACATCAGCTGCTCCCGGAGCCCAGCTGCTGGATTTCGGCACGGCTC from Ammospiza nelsoni isolate bAmmNel1 chromosome 4, bAmmNel1.pri, whole genome shotgun sequence includes the following:
- the ALPK1 gene encoding alpha-protein kinase 1, with amino-acid sequence MSGQSAVAALLQQCQRALDTELLPRAPGEAEQREYRRCQALLPEELRRLLEEAKEMKWPFVPERWQYKQELGPEDKTNLQDMISARLPDLLAFLKASIVVRDSSTATAVVFLLDRFLYWLDASSRLLRLAKGLHRLHPGAPISPQLLIRQARLAVNAGKLLKAEYILSSLINDNGATGTWRYAEESDRVLVQAVCLQIRGQILQKLGMWYEAAELVWASIVGYFQLPQPDKKGIATSLGIMADIFASMDEQDYARFKTNADIDLSLLQEFNHRLLSAAEACKLAAAYSQYTPLFVLTAVNIRGMCLLSYSHSKDCPPEKREFYLSAAKESFEVGLLTKEEQSAITSRQELHSFIKASFCLATVHRWLHGDSQELHGVTQLCREALGKLHSYSTSFPEEEEKEMLAREIMSLVAAVKRRLRVGGFPNSDTRSYVPDSYKGAVRKPVLQGEASFEKILAKHSQHHLSVCQVFEKTCRIHKTARGEIQVGACITTLRTETKTMDTLCTAEDTAQQRSGAVKILGSPTAGNSSEGLSGQRNQDIGSGVMKISFEEEMEPLEMKINSEKDVFSRGQDRSQSTTSENSWCKLSKCSYSSSWEELSCNSSRESLRDGQQGEKSSVEEQCCTTEPSGSSQDMPLCSLPPRAWHPAPQEPLRGSGGSPQHSSEGCAPRAGRMVEKELLCREELQEGRHRGRSSSKEKSKGSNNEFPSLSILYSVPTRQEEKSFSCAELSCRTKDSSREGSIGRFEWLHSGEPADSAEGPSFEAQPPQDRSPSAPSTNIRLKSGSDSSVPGWLSTSAMLGNRSLQVPQVDTQAETMDDTEFELISLGDLVKDYPAALAPKHGATPSVPTALPSLGKIPTTKHFDCATTEEDEEKSQDVLGSRGQSSSSLSSGITSALMATSCPAGSVPRGSGIAFMPGRVKEELLDARFLRDDDYRQLLAGVEHHWLVQRLMPTGIFRSKELRKAYSALLLKYSKKSGLWTGQETAVFIGDYLNVAKEGKQRNAFWIHFLHQEESLGRYVGKEYKEEKGLLHHFSDVERQMTAQYYVTEFNKRLYEQKVPTQIFYIPSAVLLILEDRIIKGCVSVEPYILGEFVKLSNNTKVVKNEYKATEYGLAYGHFCYEFSKGTDVVVDLQGWVTGNGKGLIYLTDPQIHSLNSKDSRSNFGKKGIYYFFNDQHMECNEICSCLSLTRPSVELLA